One part of the Solanum dulcamara chromosome 3, daSolDulc1.2, whole genome shotgun sequence genome encodes these proteins:
- the LOC129881563 gene encoding nudix hydrolase 15, mitochondrial-like: MAFIAPNSELLNCESDEKLNKTFQPIINFSSKEDKEINDNLHENSYNIVEIKEYITTRNLHLSKVISREKRAAVLICLFQGLEGEIRVILTKRSMKLSTHPGEVALPGGKMDEEDLDDSATALREAKEEIGLKSSLVQVITNLEPFMSLHLLTVVPVVGLLSRIEEFQPLLNADEVDAIFDVPFDIFLKEENHRRVEKEWGRWKYVCHIFEYETSKKGVFQIGGLTASILIHAASVIYQEPPSFSEYLPDFSQLQLTLNMN, encoded by the exons ATGGCTTTCATTGCTCCAAATTCTGAATTATTGAATTGTGAGTCTGATGAGAAACTCAATAAAACGTTTCAACCAATCATTAATTTTTCTTCCAAGGAGGATAAAGAAATTAATgataatttacatgaaaattcttacAATATTGTTGAGATCAAAGAGTACATAACAACTAGAAATCTTCACTTATCTAAGGTAATTTCTAGAGAGAAAAGAGCAGCTGTTTTGATATGCCTTTTTCAAGGCCTTGAAGGTGAAATTCGTGTAATTCTTACCAAAAGATCTATGAAGCTTTCCACTCATCCAG GAGAGGTAGCATTGCCTGGTGGAAAGATGGATGAAGAAGATTTAGATGATTCTGCCACTGCTCTAAGAGAAGCAAAGGAAGAGATTGGTTTGAAATCCAGTCTTGTTCAAGTCATTACTAATCTTGAACCATTCATGTCATTG CACCTACTTACGGTTGTACCAGTAGTGGGGCTATTGTCTAGAATAGAAGAATTTCAGCCTCTACTTAATGCCGACGAAGTTGATGCTATTTTTGATGTACCCTTTGATATATTTCTCAag GAAGAGAATCACAGACGTGTGGAAAAAGAGTGGGGAAGATGGAAATATGTATGTCACATATTTGAATATGAGACGTCGAAGAAAGGAGTTTTCCAAATAGGGGGATTGACAGCAAGCATTTTGATTCATGCTGCATCAGTCATTTACCAAGAGCCTCCTTCTTTTTCTGAATATCTTCCTGATTTTAGTCAATTGCAACTCACCCTAAACATGAATTAA